The DNA sequence GAGGTCACGTTCGAGTACGAAGACGGGACCACGGAGACACGTTTTATCGACCTGATTTAAGGAGGTGCGCAGGTGGCATCATTTACTCATGTCGGACAGGCGGTCAGCCCTCAGAACGGGCGCGTGAAGAAAATCCGCATCCGCGTCTGCGTGACCGACTGCACCGGCACAATCTACATCACGGACATGTTCCTGCTAGGCGGCTCCATCGCGACCGGCTGGGTGGGACACGTTTCCGAGATTCAATGGACGCAGGACGGTGACTGATTATGCCGATATTCACACGATTTACAGAGACAATCGACAAAAAGGAAAAGAAACGCATCGTGAGCGTATCCGTAAAGCCAATCGTCACGGACTGCACCGGCACCATCTGGTTCACCGATCTCATGCTGCAGGAAGGCGCGATGCTCTCCGGGTATGTCATCAACACAGAGACTGTGCAGAAGAAATACGCGACCGGCGACGAGTACGCCGTATCTGGAAAACGGTTCTTCAACGGCGTCGTCCGCGGCAGTGCGACCTGCATTATCTTCAATCTCGGAAAAACATCGACCGGTCTCGACTGGAAGATCTATCCGAACCAGAACATGAAAGCAGGCAGCGTTTCTCTCGCCCTCGGCGCCGGAGCGCACAAGGCAACGTTCACGGAATCAACGAACGCCGGTGATGAACTGGATCTTCTCGCCTCAACCCGGCAGTGCCTGAAAAACGGCTCGACCACCTCGAAGGACGGATTCTTCCAGTACTCCGCTGCCGGAGACAGCAAGCACCCGGTTACGGTCGAGGAGAAGAAATCAGCAAGACTCTATGTGGAGTTTCAGGAGATGGAGGATGGAGAAATAACATAATTTCCTTCTTCACTTTTTTACAAAAGCCATTGACTGCGACGTCGTCGCAGTGTTTTACTTGCCTCATCAAGCAACGAAAGGAGGTGAGCAAATGGCTGATTACAGAGAAACCGAAGTCGCCAAGCAGCTTCATATAGAGAGAAAAGTTCTTTTTAAGATTAAACAAGCTGGACTGATTTCCCCTTCTCGCACGGAGCAGCATGGAACCATGGAATATTGCTTCTATGACGATGAAGCAATTACCACTCTATGGTTAATTGTAAGGTACAGAGAATTTGGTTACTCATACGATGACATTAGCAAGCTGCTGAATGGTCCTGCAGGAAGTCGCAATCAAATGCTCCATGATCTTCTCATTCGTTTAGATCACTTGACCAAGCTGGCGAGAATCATTTATGAAACCGGATTGCTCCCACCAGATTTCATGAAAATGAAGGACATCATGGACGCAGCATATTTTAAGCAGTTTGATGATCCGAAAACTATTAAACGCGGCGAGCAGATGATCAATAAGATCCTGAATGATCCCGACTATAACAATTCTTGTTCTGACATCAAAAAGTTATATGCCGAAGGATATTCTAAGAGCTCGCCAGAGATTCAACAGGCAGTTGCAGAAGCCGAGCAGGTTATTGAAAAATACGCCTCGAAAGAATCTGCTCGAAATGTGCTTCGATTACTTGGCGACCTATTTAATGGAGATGGGAATATTCAGGAAACTACGGAACTTGGATCTGACTGGATCAAAGAGATAGGCGCTGCGTATCAATATTATTGCAAAGAGAAGGCCTAAATACGTTTCAGGGCATCTTTCATGGACTTGACATAATCATAAACGTACTTTCCGGCATCCGTCCCATATTTGGCAATCAGCTTCACAATGGCGCTGCCCACAATGACGCCGTCTGCAGTCCTGCCGATTTTTTCCGCCTGTTCCGGCGTACTGATACCAAAACCGACCGCCGCAGGAGTATCGGTACTTTCCCGCACAATTTTCAGAATTGCACTAAGGTCTGTCTCAATTTTTGTCCGCACACCTGTTACACC is a window from the Caproicibacterium lactatifermentans genome containing:
- a CDS encoding MerR family transcriptional regulator encodes the protein MADYRETEVAKQLHIERKVLFKIKQAGLISPSRTEQHGTMEYCFYDDEAITTLWLIVRYREFGYSYDDISKLLNGPAGSRNQMLHDLLIRLDHLTKLARIIYETGLLPPDFMKMKDIMDAAYFKQFDDPKTIKRGEQMINKILNDPDYNNSCSDIKKLYAEGYSKSSPEIQQAVAEAEQVIEKYASKESARNVLRLLGDLFNGDGNIQETTELGSDWIKEIGAAYQYYCKEKA